GAATCAGACACAGAGCTGCGCCCATAGTGGAACTAATAAGGAGAGCATGCTTCCAAAAGGGTTGAATTAAAGAAAGATGTGGTTATGCAAAGTGAAAGCACAAGGCAGGATACTGGAGCTAACCTCCATGCAGGCATAATATATACCTATATACAAAGTCAACCTTTGAAAAACTGTAAACAAGCTCTCCTCTGAGAGCGGAGTGCTCATTAATTGTGGGTCTGGCCTCTCACAGCACCCACAAAGGGAATTTTCGTACTTTTCAGCGAAACACATTGAACCAATAAACCAGCCTTGGCTTGAATGTTTGTATTACtagaatgacaaatattctttcTTCTGGTTGGGAGAAGCACAATGTTACAATATAGTTAGGGAACAGTTAAACCCCTTTCAAAGGATGTCAAATGATGTCAGTTGTCTCCTTCACTTTATCATTCTGGGTGAGATTATAAAAGGGATTACAGATCCCTGATTTGGCGTGCCAGTGGCTGACAGAATGGCTCCTGGGGAACTGTGTGCCAGTAAAAGATATTTCTGAAGCACAATGAGAGCACGGTAATGGGCAAGTACAGAGGCAGGAGGTACATGTAGGCGGACTATGTTAATATTGTATGCACTCTAATAAGGCAGTTAAACACAAACGGCATTCTGAATACATAGTCTGACAACAGTTGAATTAAATTAAAGTGTATTTATCAAAATGACACAAGATTTTTGGAATGTTACAATGTATGTTAAATTAGTGGAGCATCAAATTGCAGACAATATTTACAAAGTACTTACAATGGGTATGATGTGATTTTAAGGCTGAATATGCAATCCAAACACAATTACAGGAGTGCAGGTGCTGCTATGACTGTAATGTGCAAACAATTCTCTATAAAAAGCTATCCAGATGTCAACAGAAATACAGTATTCAAGAGTCAGCTTATGTTAAGGCTTTAGGAGTGTATCATTAGGATTGTTGAACACAAGGCAAGAATCCAAAAACACTTGAGGGGCTGCGTTATTATACCCTAGTCAGAAATATAACATTTAATCCCATTAAGGTGAGCCTCAGTGGGCAAAGTAAGACAGGAAAGACTGGCCTTAATCCATACAGTGGAAAACTCAGCAGGGGGAATTCTGTCAAATGTACTTATTTATAAAGTAGGCAACACATTATATTTACAAGAGGTAGTTCAGCTGGATATTCTAAACAGTTTTGTGACTGTGTAATGATATTAGACATCAGTTTAGCACAGGTCTGCCAGGTGCCTTTGTAGAGCTCATTATACTCTGCAGACAGCACATCCATCAGCTGTGCCTGCTGAATGTTCACAGCTGGCTGTACTTGGCTTTGCAATGCAAAATGTGTTTATATATTCTGTCTATCCTGTCCTGGAGCACACCAGCGTGCTCGTCCGAGAGAAATCCTAATTCCTGGGACAAAGGCTCGCTTTCTCTGTAGAGCTCCCGCAGCCTCTTCCTGGCGTCTCTACGCCTGTGCAACTCCGCCACGCGCTGCATGGTCCTttttctgaacacacacactgagctcaGTACTGTACTGTGGTACTTCTCCCACATGTTCAACACCCGAAAGCCGTGCACGAGTCCGGCCTCATTGTCTATGAACACAAGGTCGCCGCGGGGTGTTTTCAGGAGGTTGTTGGTGTCCCTCTCCATTACGCGCGAATCCCACTGCAGGCTGAACAGATTGCTGACGAGTCTGTCGAAGTTTGCCGTCAGGTAGTCGAATATGATCAGGTCGCTCCACTGCATGAGCTCCAACAGCTCCGTCGTGGTCTTGTTCTGGAGCTCCCCTAGCACAGGATGCAGCCCGCTGCTCTCCTGTCTGAGCGGCGCAGGTGTGACCACCCCGGTCAGGTTGGAGACCCACTCGGTGAGGGACACCACGGCCCGATCACTCCACAGTAAACCACCTATCCGCGTCCTCACAGCCGCCCACTGTTCACTGTCACTGTTCACCTGGGACAGTACGAGGGGAGGCAGGTTTGTGATGCCTAGCAAGCTGGCAAGGTAATACGTCAAAGTTTCCCCTTGCACCTGATCCGCGTTTATCCCATAACGCACACACGCTTTGGTCCCATCTGCGAAAGTGGCAAGCTGGTTAGATATCCTGCCGCATCCCGGCTCCAGCTTCACTATCCGATATGTCCTGGCTCTCTCTCGCCAAGACAGGGCATATTCCTCCGAGAAGCCCACGGGGAGAAGATCCTCCAGCCATTCACTCCAAAATATCCCATCCTCCACCGGGGAGACTAACTTGACCGGGCCCTCCCGCACCGCTGACCTCTTGTTATCCCCATTCACATGGTAATCTCGATTCCCTGCAGAGGCAGTTTGATCAGTGAGGTTGCGAGCCTCGAGTCTGTCCCCCAAGTGCGGTCTTTGTGCCGCTGGGACAGTTAGCAATGCCCGGAAAGTTTTGGCCGAGAGGTCAGCTGGGAGACCCTGGTGAAAAGACCCTGCGCCCGGTGCAGAGAACCCGCGTTTGTGTCGCTCCAAACGGTTCTCCAGTGTGCTCCAGAC
This region of Pseudochaenichthys georgianus chromosome 6, fPseGeo1.2, whole genome shotgun sequence genomic DNA includes:
- the fjx1 gene encoding four-jointed box protein 1, which translates into the protein MRFTLFRRPFSSCDLKQSACEPPGLGGVRDTGRSVDLRKVVISVLFKPNRSSVGLGRVVFTMRAVSANLFALLFLCALASVFYVWSTLENRLERHKRGFSAPGAGSFHQGLPADLSAKTFRALLTVPAAQRPHLGDRLEARNLTDQTASAGNRDYHVNGDNKRSAVREGPVKLVSPVEDGIFWSEWLEDLLPVGFSEEYALSWRERARTYRIVKLEPGCGRISNQLATFADGTKACVRYGINADQVQGETLTYYLASLLGITNLPPLVLSQVNSDSEQWAAVRTRIGGLLWSDRAVVSLTEWVSNLTGVVTPAPLRQESSGLHPVLGELQNKTTTELLELMQWSDLIIFDYLTANFDRLVSNLFSLQWDSRVMERDTNNLLKTPRGDLVFIDNEAGLVHGFRVLNMWEKYHSTVLSSVCVFRKRTMQRVAELHRRRDARKRLRELYRESEPLSQELGFLSDEHAGVLQDRIDRIYKHILHCKAKYSQL